The Arachis ipaensis cultivar K30076 chromosome B10, Araip1.1, whole genome shotgun sequence DNA window GGACGAATTTATAAATGACCTTGTGGCATTTTGCTTTTTAATATACTGCCATTGGGGGGAGGGGGAGGGGGGCTGTGGTACAATACCGCATACGTTTTCCTAGATGTTTTTTTCGTTTACCGATGCGTCTAGATGGTATAATAATTAAATTGACTAAAAAAGAATTTGTTGTATTTCTCTGGAAACACATATTCAATTCAACTGGGAACGACATAGTATCATTTTTATGATATCCTACAATTATATGAAATTATAGGAAATAAACATCTTTCAAATTAGATTGCTTGGATAAACAGTCTTCTGTCCATTCATATGTCACTACAATAGTGCAAAGTTAAGATCATATCCCACTCAAGAAGAAAACATTATTTGGAATAAGTTATAGGCTTATAGCCAAGATACGCATTAATTGCGTCGTCTGTGCCTTCCACATAATTAACGATAAATTAATTGATCAAACTGACAgttttttaacaaataaaataaaataaaataaagtaaattacACCATCAGTATGCATAGCAAGGGGTTAACGAAAGGGTTTATTGAAGGATCATAACAAACCGGCATTTGCTAGCCACCGTATTGGAGGATTACATAAAGAGAAATCCACAACAGTACAGTCGGGGGAGGATTGGCCTGAGTGGTAAACAGTCACGGTCGTTCAGATGCGTGCAAACAATTCTTTTAAGATCACCGTGGTATCTTTGCAAACGTCCGTCAAGAAATTGGTGTAGCTCTCGAGCTGCCCAAAAATACGAAAAACCTCCATCATTTGAACACCCCTTTGCACGTCTTCGTGATCAAACATTAGCAACATGGAAGACAGGTAACCTGCTTCGACGCTGCCCTCCATTGAGGCCCTAGCAAGCAGTTCCATGACGTTGTCATGGCGGCCAAACTGGAGATAT harbors:
- the LOC107621344 gene encoding uncharacterized protein LOC107621344, with protein sequence MVASNSIKDLFNMQATCKVFLGAARSDTIYKHATMSYKSLARFLLNLDGPERRFLDCCVEVGNVDAIVRHGFAEYLQFGRHDNVMELLARASMEGSVEAGYLSSMLLMFDHEDVQRGVQMMEVFRIFGQLESYTNFLTDVCKDTTVILKELFARI